A stretch of DNA from Arthrobacter jiangjiafuii:
GCAAAGCATGGTCAGCAGCCGGCGGCATCGGCGGCGCCTCCTCCTGGGGAATCCCCAGCACCAACGAGACCTGCTACCCCACCTACTGCACCCAAACCTTCGAACGCGCAGTAGCCTACTGGTCCGCCAACCAGGGCGTGACCACCGCAACCCTGCCCAAACCCATCGGCAAAGCATGGTCAGCAGCCGGCGGCATCGGCGGCGCCTCCTCCTGGGGAATCCCCAGCACCAACGAGACCTGCTACCCCACCTACTGCACCCAAACCTTCGAACGCGCAGTAGCCTACTGGTCCGCCAACCAGGGCGTGACCACCGCAACCCTGCCCAAACCCATCGGCAAAGCATGGTCAGCAGCCGGCGGCATCGGCGGCGCCTCCTCCTGGGGAATCCCCAGCACCAACGAGACCTGCTACCCCACCTACTGCACCCAAACCTTCGAACGCGCAGTAGCCTACTGGTCCGCCAACCAGGGCGTGACCACCGCAACCCTGCCCAAACCCATCGGCAAAGCATGGTCAGCAGCCGGCGGCATCGGCGGCGCCTCCTCCTGGGGAATCCCCAGCACCAACGAGACCTGCTACCCCACCTACTGCACCCAAACCTTCGAACGCGCAGTAGCCTACTGGTCCGCCAACCAGGGCGTGACCACCGCAACCCTGCCCAAACCCATCGGCAAAGCATGGTCAGCAGCCGGCGGCATCGGCGGCGCCTCCTCCTGGGGAATCCCCAGCACCAACGAGACCTGCTACCCCACCTACTGCACCCAGACCTTCGAACGCGCAGTAGCCTACTGGTCCGCCAACCAGGGCGTGACCACCGCAACCCTGCCCAAACCCATCGGCAAAGCATGGTCAGCAGCCGGCGGCATCGGCGGCGCCTCCTCCTGGGGAATCCCCAGCACCAACGAGACCTGCTACCCCACCTACTGCACCCAGACCTTCGAACGCGCAGTAGCCTACTGGAGCCCGAACCTGGATGTCAGCAGCGTGAATCTGCTCGGTCCCATCGGTAAGGCCTGGACAGCGTCCGGGCGCATTCACGGATCTTGGGGCATGTCCACAGGAAACCAAACGTGCTCCGGCACGACGTCCTGCACCCAGCAGTTCGAACGCGTCACCGCAATCTGGACCGCGTCTGCAGGAGTGCGGATAACCCAACGCAAGGCCTAGCAGCGGGTCGGTGAAGTAGACTTGCAGGGGGCATCCAAGGACAAGAGGCAGTAATTTGACGCGACGTAATACCACCCCCACCACGGTAAAAGTCAGTGCCCCCGGCCTAGGCGGATTCACCGGAAAAAGTGCTTCGAGGGTTGGAGTTTCCTCACTGATTTCGGCCTTGGCCGGGATTTTGATTCTCCTAGTGACCAGCCGAACACTCTCCATAGAGGCAAACGCTGAGTTCCTGGCCTTCTGGGCAGCGCTGTTCTTCGTGCAAGGGACATTGGGAGGGATCCAGGCCGAATCCACGCGGGCCACCCACGCCGTCGTACTCGGTGCACCGGCGCACGAAGGCCGTTTCTCCCGGCCGTTGCTTTCAGGCGGACTCACAGGGCTTACCGCGGCAGTGGTCATTCTGGCCCTGTGGCCGCTGGCAACGCACGTCTTCCCGAGCCACACAGGACTTGTGATGGGCGCCCTGGCCATCTTCGCAGTGCTCTACTCCGGACACGCCGCATTGGCAGGCAGTCTGCAGGGCACCGATCGCTGGGGAACGTTTGCAAATCTGGTCACCCTCGAATCGCTCTTGCGATTTGGCGCCATCCTAGTTGCTTCGCTCTTGGCTGCTCCCCTGATTGGCGTGGAGTTGGCGTGTCTGGCCTCTTTGGGCGCCTGGCTCGCGCTAATGATCTCCTCCCCCACTGCCCGGTCAGCTGTCGGCGCCCGCTCCGACGTCGGGCTGGGAAGCACTCTGCGGAAGACTGGCTATGCTCTGCTCTCCGCTGCATCCTCGGCCACGCTTGTGGTGGGCTTTCCGATTCTTGTGAAGTTGACCGCAACGCCCGCCGAGTACGATCTATCCGCTCCCCTTCTGCTCGCAGTCTCGATGACCAGGGCACCCATAATGATCCCTCTGCAGGCTTTCCAAGGCGTTGCGATGAATCTGATCATGCAGGGCGGCGGTCGGATCTCCGCCTATATGAAACCGGCCGGTGCGATACTGCTCGTTGGTATGCTGGGTGCCGGTCTGGCGGCGCTGGTGGGCCCTGCGCTGATGGGCATTTTCGGTCCCGAATATCGGATCTCCGCTTGGATACTGGCTGCCCTGACATTCGCGGCCAGCCTGGTCGCACTGATTACTCTTACCGGGACTGCGGCGATTGCGCTCGGCCACCACCGTGTCTACTCGATCGGATGGATCCTAGGCACAGCCGTCTCGGTCCTCCTGCTTCTACTTCCCGTCGCGCTGGATCTGCGCTGCATCCTCAGCCTGACGCTCGGGCCCTTGGTTGGAATCGTTGTCCATGTCGCCGCACTGCTGCGGCTGCCTGCAAACACCGCCAGGGCACGGATGACGCCCGAGGTGTAGCGCTAACTGTCACCGACGGTTATGAAGGCGCTCGCGGTTCTTAGCTGTTGCGCGGAGTGGGAAGCCAGGAACAGTAACCAAGGGTTCCTGGCTTCTTCGCCCTTAGGGGTTTCGGACACGCGCGTTCGGTGGCCCAGTGCTCGCTTGAACCACTCGAATAACGCGTTGCGGCCGCGAGTAAGGCCGGGTGGATTTGTGCTTGATGCCCGGCCAGAAGCTGCGGCACAGGAGTGTGAGCTAGCGGGATCCGAGGTCCAGCACTCTCGGCGGCTCCGCGCCGAGATCCTCACCGACATGATAAAGACAGCGTGGCCGGGACCAGGCAGCGCGCTCGGGACTTATTTGAGGGCCACGGCATCACCGTGCAGCGCGTACATCCAGAGCCCAACCCTGCAGCCTGGTGCCCCTGGCTCAGGCCTCAAGGATGAAATTCTTCAGCTTCCCGAGCACGATATTCCGCTCAAGGTTTGCGAAGTGGTACGCGCGGCCGGATTCGCCCAACGCAGCCCGCTCAACCGACGTCATGTTGTAGAGCTTCACCACGTTGTTTGCCAAGTCCTGCGCATCCTCGGTTGGCCCCACCAGTCCACACCGGGCCTCGTCCATCACTAGCTTGCGGACCTCTCCGTCCATCGCCAACACCAGGGGTTTTCCCGATGCAATGTAGGAAAGCACCTTGGCCGGGATGGTCGCTTCCAACAGGTCGCTGGTGACGAGGCAGCCCACCAAAGCGTCAGCGATGCCCGTGTACCGGGGCACCTCTTCGACCGGACGCTGTCCCTCAAAGTGGAAGCTGTCGGAGAGTCCCAGCTCGCGGACCTTGGCTTCTACCGCTGAACGGCTCATGCCGTCGCCGACGATGACCCACTGCACGTCCTCGATACCTTCGCCGCGGATCAGCTGTGCAGCCTCAAGAATGGTGTCGAAGGACTGTGCGGGGCTGATGTTACCCGCGAACACGACCTTGAAGCCGTCGGCAAAACGCGAAGCAAGGCTGTCGTCGACAATCTGCTCTTCGTAGAGCTTTTCGCAAGCCTGAGGGATGACAGTAATTTTGTCCGCCGGAAGCCCTGACACCGAAGCCAGACGATCCTTCATCAGATCGGAGAGGACCACGATCTTATCCACGTTGCGGTAGTGCCAGTGCGAGACCTTCTCCAGGATCCGGCGCAGGAACTTGTTCTTCACGTTGATGACCGAATAAAGGTTCTCCGGCCACAGGTCAAGGACGTACATCGTGGTTTCGATCCGCCGGATCTTTCCCACGAGGATGCCGGCTAGGGACATCATCACCGGTGAGAGCTGGTACAGGAAAATCCTGTCGTACTTTCCGAACAGCATCCGGGGAACGTGAAAGAGGCTGAAGAACGGGAAGGAGATGTAGTTCAGGAAGATGCTGGCACTCGTGTTGCCGCGCCGCGGAACCTCGAGTGTCCGGTGGACGTCGACGCCGTCATGGTTCTCACGGAACGGCCCCTTCAACGAGTACCCCGGGAACAGCTCGCCCTTGGGGTAATTCGGCAGCCCGCACAGCACCTCTACATCGAGACCGTTCTCCACGAAGAACGCAGCAATGTCATTGAGCCTGAATCCCTCGGGCCAAAAGTGCTGGCAGACAACCAGGATTTTCTCTTTGCGCATGCTCATGGCTCCTCGCCGATACTCCTGCTCGATTTCTGCCGCGGGGCGGCCGGACTAGCTGACTGCCGGAGCTTCGGCCAGCAAGTCACGCATGTACTCGGTGGAGAGCACCTTCGTCACCACTTCATCGATGGTCAGGCGTTCGGTGTTCTCGGAGGTGTACTCCTCGGGAACGGCTGCCATGTCCTGGCCGTCTTCGAAGAACTTACCGTAGTTCAAGTCGCGGGTATCGGCTGGGACGCGGAAGTAGCCGCCGAGGTCCTCGGACTTGGCGCGCTCCTCACGGGTCAGCAGCGTTTCGTGTGCCTTCTCGCCGTGCCGGGTACCGATGGTCCGGATCTCGACGTCGGCGCCCATGATCTGCTTCATGGCCTGTGCAAGGTCGCCCACGGTCGAAGCGGGGGACTTCTGCACGAATAGGTCGCCCTGGTTGGCGTGCTTGAACGCAAACAGAACCAGGTCGACAGCCTCGTCGAGATTCATCAAGAACCGGGTCATGTCGGGATCGGTGACAGTCAGGTCCTTGCCTGCCTGGATTTGCTCGGCGAACAGCGGGATAACCGATCCGCGCGACGCCATGACGTTCCCGTAGCGGGTGCAGGAGATGAGGGTGTCTTCGGGATCGACGTTCCGCGACTTCGCGATAACGATTTTTTCCATCATGGCCTTGGACGTACCCATTGCGTTGATCGGGTACGCGGCCTTGTCGGTGGAAAGACAAACCACCTTCTTGACGCCTGCGTCAATAGCGGCCGTCAGGACGTTGTCCGTTCCGATGACGTTCGTCCGCACAGCTTCCATCGGGAAGAACTCGCATGACGGAACCTGCTTCAGGGCTGCCGCGTGGAAGATGAAGTCCACGCCGCGGACGGCTTCACGCACGCTGCTGATATCGCGGACATCGCCGATGTAGAACTTGAGCTTGGGGTTGTTGAACGCCCGGCGCATGTCATCCTGCTTCTTCTCATCGCGGGAGAAGATACGGATTTCACGGATATCCGTGTGGAGAAAGTGCTTCAGCACGGCGTTACCGAACGAACCGGTGCCGCCGGTGATAAGCAGAGTCTTGTTCCTGAACAACTGGTCTCCTCAGGTATCGAAAATTTCGTGGGTTCATCCGAAGCTTGGACGCAGAGCCCCCTAGATAATATCAGCGGTTTGCAGTCGCTCCTGTCCGCCCGGCCCCTGGGGGTGTCCCAAGGCAGGCCGGGCTTCGCGGCATGCCGATTAATAACTAGGTGTGTTCCCGAGTAAACTCAAGGTATGTCTTCCCATACTTCCCAGCGCGTCCTGGTCATCATGCCGGCCTGGAATGAGCACGAAACGGTCGGCCGCACTGTTCAGGAGATCCAGGAGGCCGGGCGCGGCTACGACGTTCTGGTGGTGGACGATGGATCCACGGACGGAACCGCGGCCGTGGCTGAGGCCGCAGGAGCGACGGTCCTAAAGCTCCCTTTCAACATGGGTGTCGGAGGGGCCATGCGTGCCGGATTCAAGTACGCCCAGCGCTTGGGCTATGAAACGGTGATTCAGGTCGACGCCGACGGCCAGCATGATCCCGCCGAAATTGAATCGGTACTGGCCGGGCTGGAAAGAGCGGACATCTCGATCGGCGCGCGCTTTGCAGAGAAGGGAACCTATACGGTTTCCGGTCCGCGCAAGTGGGCGATGGTTTTCCTTGCAGCAGTCATCTCGCGTCTGGGGAAAACGAAGCTGACGGATGTCACGTCCGGCTTCCGGGCCGGCAACGCGAAAGCGATAAACCAGTACATCGCCCACTACCCTGCGGAGTATCTCGGCGACACGATCGATTCCCTCGTCGTTGCAATCAAATCGGGCTGTACCGTAACGCAGGTCCCGGTTGCCATGCGTCCACGTCAAGGCGGACAGCCGAGCCATAATCCTGCCAAGGCAGCGGTGTACCTGCTGCGTTCCGTATTCGCCCTTCTCTTTGCGCTCAGCCGCAGCGGGACCAAGCCGCGCCAGCCGGAGGTTGCTGTTAATGATTAACATTGCCGCGTTTATATTTGCCCTGGTTGTCGTTGCGCTGGTTCTCGAGCTCGTGCGACGCAAGCACTTTAAAGAGAAGTATGCCGCCCTGTGGGTCGTGGTAGGAATTGCATCCCTCATCCTTGCCGGCTGGCCCAACCTGCTGAACATCATAAGTTCCGCCATCGGCGTCCAGGTTGGCTCGAACTTCCTCTTCGGCATGTCCTTCCTGCTGTTGATTGGAGTCTGTCTGCACCTCTCATGGGAGCAGTCCGTCAGCGAAGAGGAGATCCGGGTCTTGGCCGAAGAAGTAGCAATCCTCCGGTCCTCGGTCCTGGCTTTGGAAGAACGGACAGCCGCGACGCCTACGGACGCCGCGCAGCTGATGGGTACCGATACCATCCGTCCCGACTAAACGAGGCCTACACCAAAAAGCTCCCCCCGCTGCCTGGCAGCGGGGGGAGCTTTTGTATAACCGGAGGGCCTGGCCTAGCCCTTATCCATGTTCAGGCCGGCACGGCGGTGATGGCTGTGCGCGGTGGACCGGATAAAGTTCACGGTACGACGGGAGGTATCCCGGATCTGGTACTCAGCAGGTGCGTCTGCGAGCCCGTCGGTCTTCGCTTGGTCGAGGACGATCTCGATGGCGTCGACGATCGACTCCGTCTCAACACCGGTGGTGATAATGACACCGGAATCCAGCGATTCCGGACGCTCGATCCAGTCCCGCAGGGTCACGGCCGGGAAGCCCAGGATAGAGGACTCCTCACTGATGGTGCCGCTGTCGGAAAGCACGAGCTTGGCGGACATCTGCAGCTGCACGTAGTCGTTGAAGCCGAAGGGCGCATGAAAACGTAGGCCCTTCTTCAACTCCTCCGGCTGGTCCTCAAGCCGCTTGCGTGTCCGTGGGTGCGTGGAAACCAGGACCGGCAGGCCATAGTTTTCGGAGAGGTGCTGGAGCGCGCCAAGCACCTCTTTCAAACGCTTGGGGTTATCCACGTTCTCTTCGCGGTGCAGGCTGACCAGGAAGTACTCCCCGGCGGTCAGGCCCTGGTCCGCGAGGACCGTGCTTTCGGCAATCTGCGTGGCGTTGGCTTCAAGCACCTCGCGCATCGGTGAACCGGTGAGGAGGATGCGGGAGGGGTGGATCCCCTCTGCCAGCAGGTTGCGACGTGCATGCTCCGTGTATACCAGGTTGTAGTCGGCAACGTGGTCAACCAGCCTGCGATTGACTTCTTCGGGAACGTTCTCGTCGAAGCAGCGGTTGCCGGCTTCCATGTGGTAAACGGGAACCTTCATCCGTCGGGCGATCAGCGCCGAGATGCAACTATTGGTATCTCCCAGGACCACCATGGCGTCCGGCTTTTCCGCCTGCAGCACTGCTTCAAGCTTGGCCAGAATACTCCCGAGTACCGCACCAAGGGAGGTCGTGTCCGCGGCGAGGAAATGATCCGGGCGCCGAAGTCCCAGGTCCTCGAAGAAAACCTCGTTCAACTCGTAGTCGTAGTTCTGCCCGGTGTGCACGAGGACGTGCTCGGTGGAGCGGTCAAGACGGCGGATCGTTGCTGCCAACCGAATGATTTCAGGTCGGGTCCCAACCACAGTTAGGACTTTGAGCTTGCGTGACGGGGTATTCATACTTCCTCCGGGAAGGTATCGGGTGATGCGGGATCGAAGATTTCGCTGATCCAGAAGGCTGTGTACAGCTCGTCGGATCCGACGTTTGTAATGTTGTGCGACCACATTGTCGGCATATCTATGGCGACGGGCTTATCCCCACTCACAGCGTATCGAACCACGTCGTCGGAGAACATTCGGCGCATTGCGATTTCACCGGTGCCCGACATTACGATGAACCGCTCGATCTTGTGCCGGTGGTAGTGCTGTCCGCGGGTTATTCCAGGTTTGGTTGTTGAGAAGGAGCTTTGGCCTTCGCCTCCCTCCGAACGGACCAGCTCGACAAAGGAGCCGCGGGCGTCGGTCTTGAGTTCGAGCGCGTGTGGCAGGTTCTCGCCTGACAGGAACGAGCGGTAGGTATTGAACAGATTCCGTTCAAAGTCAGTGCCCAGCTTGGGGATGGTGCCCGTGGCATAGGTAGCCGCCATGGACTGGATCCCGGCCAGGAGGTCGCTCACCGAACGCTGCACCTCGGCCAGATGCTGGTCCTCGATGCTCCGGACACCAAGCAGGAGCTCGGCGGCATCCTGCGCGTGCAGGAGAGTGAGGACCTTGTCCTCGCTAACAGTCGGCGTCTCGCCGGCCGCCACCAGATGGCAGAAGGTTGCGACGACGGAGTTATAGAAGGGCACTCCGTGCTCGCCGAAGAGGTTCGGCAGAACGACGTCTTTGAACTCCGCGCCCGAGCGGACGGCCGCGGCCCCGAGGACGCCACCGGCTTCGGCTTTGGCACGGCCATAGACCGTACCATTGCCCTGCTGGACAGAGTTGGCGTAGACAACCGTCTTGAGTGCTTCGGTATCGGCTGCTGCCAGCGCCTGTTCCAGCTGGCGGGAAAACTCGAGGTTCCCTTCGGCGACTTCCTTGTCGGTGCCACGGTTCACACCGGCAATGTGAACGAGGACTTCAGCACCGGAAAGCGCGGAAACTGCTTCCTCGAGGTTGAACTTACGTCCCAGGCCAATACTGGTAGTGGCCTGGCCGAGGCTGTGCGCGAGAACGCGGGTGTGCCATCCCAGGAAGCCGTTGCCTCCCGTAATTACGATAGTCATGCTGTTTCCTTCTGCTCGTTCTTCCCGACATGTGCCTGTAGGAGGTACCTACTTACACGCCGTAATCTCATAAAGTTTCGCATCGCCGACCTGGTCGACCAGCCGTGCTGCGCCGGTCTCCTCCAGATCACGCAACCCGACGAAGCCATGGTCTGCACCGTGCACTTCCTGGGAGCCGAAGTCCAGGACATAGTCAACGCTGGTGGATTCCACAGCCCGGCAAACCTCGGGGTCCATGGGAGCATCACGCAGCCGGTTATAGATGGTGTCAACGTCGTCGCCGTACGTTGCCAGGATGTGTAGTTGGAGGGTCTGACGGTCGGACAGCGCATAGGCTAGCGCGCTGCCGGTCCATGGGTTGCCCGCGAGAATGGCGTCCGGCGGGACCTCTTCGCCCAAGCGCTCCAGCAGTTCCAGCTCATCGGTTGAAATGAGGCTCGAATCGGGGGTCACCAGGTAGCTGGCCCGCGCTGACTCAGCCGCTTGGCGGATATTGGCCTTCTGGGTCAGATACGTCGAGACGCCGATAAGGGCCACAGCTGCCACCACTGCCACTGCCGCATAGGCCGGCCCGCTGGCCGTGCGGTGCCGGAACCTGTCCAGCCCCGATGCAACTGCTGGCAGGGTGCCGACCCAGTCCAGCAGCTTCCAGCCGCCGTAAGCGGCCACTGGAACTGCCATAACCGGGACAAGCGCCGCGAGACGCGGGGAATCGTTGTACCAGACCCCCGTGAGGTACATCCTGAGCTCATCCTGCGGGAAGGATGAGACAACCACAAACAGGCCAGCAAGGACGACATACATGAAACCGATCCATCGGGTGCCACGCTGGGCAAACAGGAACGCCAGCCCGGCTGCGGTCAGGATAAACAGCGCCCAGGTGACAGGCCGGCCGAGCGCGGTCCCGGAGATGACTTCACCGATCGCTTGTCCGGTGGACTGAATGGGAACCCACGTCGAGGCGGCCTCCACGGGACGCAAAACGGTCCAGAGGTACGCCACCACTGCGATGTAGGCGACTACGCCGACCCACGGCAACCATGCCTTGCCGGTCCGGAGCGGATAACGGCCGGTGGGGGCACCATTCAGGCCTTTTTGCCAGGCAACGGCGCAGGCTGCCGGAATGA
This window harbors:
- the wecB gene encoding non-hydrolyzing UDP-N-acetylglucosamine 2-epimerase, producing the protein MNTPSRKLKVLTVVGTRPEIIRLAATIRRLDRSTEHVLVHTGQNYDYELNEVFFEDLGLRRPDHFLAADTTSLGAVLGSILAKLEAVLQAEKPDAMVVLGDTNSCISALIARRMKVPVYHMEAGNRCFDENVPEEVNRRLVDHVADYNLVYTEHARRNLLAEGIHPSRILLTGSPMREVLEANATQIAESTVLADQGLTAGEYFLVSLHREENVDNPKRLKEVLGALQHLSENYGLPVLVSTHPRTRKRLEDQPEELKKGLRFHAPFGFNDYVQLQMSAKLVLSDSGTISEESSILGFPAVTLRDWIERPESLDSGVIITTGVETESIVDAIEIVLDQAKTDGLADAPAEYQIRDTSRRTVNFIRSTAHSHHRRAGLNMDKG
- a CDS encoding DUF2304 domain-containing protein, which encodes MINIAAFIFALVVVALVLELVRRKHFKEKYAALWVVVGIASLILAGWPNLLNIISSAIGVQVGSNFLFGMSFLLLIGVCLHLSWEQSVSEEEIRVLAEEVAILRSSVLALEERTAATPTDAAQLMGTDTIRPD
- a CDS encoding DUF6541 family protein; protein product: MLPLFLATTGVFLLPGLLIALLGGVRGFALLALAPALTVTIVSVGAILAPLAGLNWIVGVAVLMVAAAGAALGAWWWVGRRSAPERHPSNGAYNAALAGAVVVAVFLIGRRLLFAFGEPDSFSQTFDNVFHLNAIRYILETGAASTFEVGQMAGNSYYPAAWHDMVALIAELASAGIPVAVNAVNLFAGAVIWPLGCIYLVQQLFGRRVVPVLLTGVLSAAFGSFPLLMLDHGVLNPNVLSIALFPVALGAAVSALGLTPGNQNSPLIRWLLLIAVIPGMTLAHPSTTMALLAVLIPAACAVAWQKGLNGAPTGRYPLRTGKAWLPWVGVVAYIAVVAYLWTVLRPVEAASTWVPIQSTGQAIGEVISGTALGRPVTWALFILTAAGLAFLFAQRGTRWIGFMYVVLAGLFVVVSSFPQDELRMYLTGVWYNDSPRLAALVPVMAVPVAAYGGWKLLDWVGTLPAVASGLDRFRHRTASGPAYAAVAVVAAVALIGVSTYLTQKANIRQAAESARASYLVTPDSSLISTDELELLERLGEEVPPDAILAGNPWTGSALAYALSDRQTLQLHILATYGDDVDTIYNRLRDAPMDPEVCRAVESTSVDYVLDFGSQEVHGADHGFVGLRDLEETGAARLVDQVGDAKLYEITACK
- a CDS encoding polysaccharide biosynthesis protein, coding for MFRNKTLLITGGTGSFGNAVLKHFLHTDIREIRIFSRDEKKQDDMRRAFNNPKLKFYIGDVRDISSVREAVRGVDFIFHAAALKQVPSCEFFPMEAVRTNVIGTDNVLTAAIDAGVKKVVCLSTDKAAYPINAMGTSKAMMEKIVIAKSRNVDPEDTLISCTRYGNVMASRGSVIPLFAEQIQAGKDLTVTDPDMTRFLMNLDEAVDLVLFAFKHANQGDLFVQKSPASTVGDLAQAMKQIMGADVEIRTIGTRHGEKAHETLLTREERAKSEDLGGYFRVPADTRDLNYGKFFEDGQDMAAVPEEYTSENTERLTIDEVVTKVLSTEYMRDLLAEAPAVS
- a CDS encoding glycosyltransferase family 4 protein, with the translated sequence MSMRKEKILVVCQHFWPEGFRLNDIAAFFVENGLDVEVLCGLPNYPKGELFPGYSLKGPFRENHDGVDVHRTLEVPRRGNTSASIFLNYISFPFFSLFHVPRMLFGKYDRIFLYQLSPVMMSLAGILVGKIRRIETTMYVLDLWPENLYSVINVKNKFLRRILEKVSHWHYRNVDKIVVLSDLMKDRLASVSGLPADKITVIPQACEKLYEEQIVDDSLASRFADGFKVVFAGNISPAQSFDTILEAAQLIRGEGIEDVQWVIVGDGMSRSAVEAKVRELGLSDSFHFEGQRPVEEVPRYTGIADALVGCLVTSDLLEATIPAKVLSYIASGKPLVLAMDGEVRKLVMDEARCGLVGPTEDAQDLANNVVKLYNMTSVERAALGESGRAYHFANLERNIVLGKLKNFILEA
- a CDS encoding glycosyltransferase family 2 protein produces the protein MSSHTSQRVLVIMPAWNEHETVGRTVQEIQEAGRGYDVLVVDDGSTDGTAAVAEAAGATVLKLPFNMGVGGAMRAGFKYAQRLGYETVIQVDADGQHDPAEIESVLAGLERADISIGARFAEKGTYTVSGPRKWAMVFLAAVISRLGKTKLTDVTSGFRAGNAKAINQYIAHYPAEYLGDTIDSLVVAIKSGCTVTQVPVAMRPRQGGQPSHNPAKAAVYLLRSVFALLFALSRSGTKPRQPEVAVND
- a CDS encoding capsular biosynthesis protein, yielding MTIVITGGNGFLGWHTRVLAHSLGQATTSIGLGRKFNLEEAVSALSGAEVLVHIAGVNRGTDKEVAEGNLEFSRQLEQALAAADTEALKTVVYANSVQQGNGTVYGRAKAEAGGVLGAAAVRSGAEFKDVVLPNLFGEHGVPFYNSVVATFCHLVAAGETPTVSEDKVLTLLHAQDAAELLLGVRSIEDQHLAEVQRSVSDLLAGIQSMAATYATGTIPKLGTDFERNLFNTYRSFLSGENLPHALELKTDARGSFVELVRSEGGEGQSSFSTTKPGITRGQHYHRHKIERFIVMSGTGEIAMRRMFSDDVVRYAVSGDKPVAIDMPTMWSHNITNVGSDELYTAFWISEIFDPASPDTFPEEV